A window from Pseudooceanicola algae encodes these proteins:
- the cobN gene encoding cobaltochelatase subunit CobN, with translation MHLLAASPGRIEDGNEAIDLAQTPADLVVLSAADTELAALSQARAALANAPSLRLARITDLSHPMSVDLHLEKCAGAARLVVARVLGGTGYWRYGVEQYAARLHEAGIPFAALPGDDKPDPELRALSTLPDEDYDALWAYLVEGGPENSTRFLGYCKALLEDGDKPAPAAPLLRAGLYWPGRAAPDLSDLRARWTPGGACVPLVFYRALMQGAGLAPVDALIAALRDQGLNPLPVFVASLKDPVSAATLDQLFDQTRPEVILNCTAFATGSPQGMGGTAGAGGRNPFALPSANDAPVFQVVLASTGEQAWQDSTAGLSARDIAMHVALPEVDGRILSRAIGFKGSDHHDEATQCTIATYSARPDRVLFTARMAANWIHLRRAAPDQRRVALILANYPNKDGRLANGVGLDTPAATVHVLNLLAEAGYDIRDRPADAEALMQAILAGPTNWLTDRAETTGGEPLSLDRYRAHFDTLPESMHQQILDRWGTPEQDPFFDPDTQAFKLSILRHGHAVIGIQPARGYNIDPEQTYHAPDLVPPHNYLAFYIWLREVFGAHALVHMGKHGNLEWLPGKALALSEACYPEAVMGPLPHVYPFIVNDPGEGSQAKRRTAAVIVDHLTPPLTRAESYGPLRDLEALVDEYYEAAGLDPRRIDHLRREILALTSVTGIDKDAGFTGDADSDLARLDGWLCELKEAQIRDGLHIFGQSPEGALFRDLLLALVRIPRGDGKSGDAALPRALAADLGLAFDPLDCDMAAPWAGPRPDVLTAVSDDSWRSHGDTVERLELLASGLVAQLLDTGADTGVGKQTAAVLTHIRDQIAPTLAACGPAEGAGLLTALSGHFLAPAPSGAPTRGRLDTLPTGRNFYSVDSRAVPTPTAWALGWKSANLLIERHLQDQGDWPRAMLLTAWGTANMRTGGDDIAQGLALMGAKPQWDAANRRVTGFEILPLTVLDRPRVDVTLRISGFFRDAFPQLIALFDSAARAVQALDEPEDMNPAAARARAGEAQSRIYGAKPGAYGAGLQALIDERIWNDRADLGAAYLEWGSYSYGAADEGSRDSDGLKARLREADAIVQNQDNREHDLLDSDDYYQFEGGAAAAVASLQSRDVPLYHNDHSRPERPVIRTLDEEISRVMRSRVVNPKWIEGVKRHGYKGAFEIAATVDYLFAFAATTRAVKPHHFDLCHEAFLEDEATRHFIADSNAPALAEIATRLIEAIERDLWQPKSNSARALLESLARGKTP, from the coding sequence ATGCATCTTCTTGCCGCTTCCCCCGGACGAATAGAGGACGGAAACGAGGCGATCGACCTCGCCCAGACGCCCGCCGATCTGGTGGTGCTCTCGGCCGCCGATACCGAACTGGCCGCGTTGTCGCAGGCCCGCGCGGCGCTGGCCAATGCGCCTTCGCTGCGGCTGGCGCGGATCACAGACCTGTCGCACCCGATGTCGGTCGACCTGCATTTGGAAAAATGTGCAGGCGCGGCCCGGCTGGTGGTGGCGCGGGTCCTCGGGGGCACGGGCTATTGGCGCTATGGGGTCGAACAATATGCCGCGCGCCTGCACGAGGCCGGCATCCCCTTTGCCGCCCTGCCCGGGGACGACAAGCCCGACCCGGAACTGCGCGCGCTCTCGACCCTGCCGGATGAGGATTACGACGCGCTCTGGGCCTATCTGGTCGAAGGCGGGCCGGAAAATTCGACCCGGTTCCTCGGCTATTGCAAGGCGCTGCTGGAAGACGGTGACAAGCCTGCCCCGGCGGCCCCGCTGCTGCGCGCCGGGCTTTACTGGCCCGGACGTGCCGCGCCGGACCTGTCGGACCTGCGCGCCCGGTGGACGCCTGGCGGGGCCTGCGTGCCGCTGGTCTTCTATCGTGCGCTGATGCAGGGCGCGGGCCTTGCCCCCGTCGACGCGCTGATCGCCGCGCTGCGCGATCAGGGGCTGAACCCGCTGCCGGTCTTCGTCGCCTCGCTCAAGGATCCGGTTTCGGCCGCTACCCTGGACCAGTTGTTCGATCAGACCCGGCCCGAGGTCATCCTGAACTGCACCGCCTTCGCCACCGGGTCGCCCCAGGGCATGGGCGGCACGGCGGGCGCGGGGGGCCGAAACCCCTTTGCCCTGCCCTCGGCCAATGATGCGCCGGTGTTTCAGGTGGTGCTGGCCTCAACCGGGGAACAGGCCTGGCAGGACAGCACCGCCGGGCTTTCGGCCCGCGACATCGCCATGCATGTCGCCCTGCCCGAGGTCGATGGCCGCATCCTGAGCCGTGCCATCGGCTTCAAGGGCAGCGACCACCACGACGAAGCCACCCAATGCACCATCGCGACCTATTCGGCGCGGCCCGACCGGGTGCTGTTCACTGCGCGGATGGCGGCGAACTGGATCCATCTGCGCCGCGCAGCCCCAGACCAGCGGCGCGTCGCGCTGATCCTGGCCAATTACCCCAACAAGGACGGCCGGCTTGCCAATGGCGTCGGCCTCGACACGCCCGCCGCGACCGTCCATGTGCTGAACCTGCTTGCAGAGGCGGGGTATGACATCCGCGACCGGCCCGCCGACGCCGAGGCGCTGATGCAGGCGATCCTTGCCGGGCCGACCAACTGGCTGACCGACCGTGCCGAAACCACCGGCGGAGAGCCCCTGTCACTGGATCGCTATCGCGCCCATTTCGACACCCTGCCCGAAAGCATGCATCAACAGATCCTCGACCGCTGGGGCACGCCCGAGCAGGACCCGTTCTTTGACCCCGACACACAGGCCTTCAAGCTGTCGATCCTGCGCCATGGCCATGCGGTCATCGGAATCCAGCCCGCCCGAGGCTACAACATCGACCCCGAACAGACCTATCACGCGCCCGACCTTGTTCCGCCGCACAATTACCTCGCTTTCTACATCTGGCTGCGCGAGGTCTTCGGCGCCCATGCGCTGGTCCACATGGGCAAGCACGGCAACCTGGAATGGCTGCCCGGCAAGGCGCTGGCCCTGTCCGAGGCCTGCTATCCCGAAGCCGTCATGGGCCCGCTGCCCCATGTCTATCCCTTCATCGTCAACGATCCCGGCGAGGGAAGCCAGGCCAAGCGCCGCACCGCCGCCGTCATCGTCGACCACCTGACCCCGCCCCTGACCCGCGCCGAAAGCTATGGCCCCCTTCGGGATCTCGAGGCGCTGGTGGATGAATACTACGAAGCCGCCGGGCTTGATCCGCGCCGCATCGACCACCTGCGGCGCGAGATTCTGGCACTGACCTCGGTTACGGGGATCGACAAGGACGCAGGCTTTACCGGGGATGCGGACAGCGACCTTGCGCGGCTGGACGGCTGGCTTTGCGAGTTGAAGGAGGCGCAGATCCGCGACGGCTTGCACATCTTCGGGCAAAGCCCTGAAGGCGCGCTGTTCCGCGACCTGCTGCTGGCGCTGGTGCGCATTCCGCGCGGCGATGGCAAGAGCGGTGATGCGGCCCTGCCGCGCGCCCTGGCTGCCGATCTGGGTCTGGCCTTCGACCCGCTGGATTGCGACATGGCGGCCCCCTGGGCCGGCCCGCGCCCCGACGTGCTGACGGCCGTGTCCGACGACAGCTGGCGCAGCCACGGCGATACGGTCGAACGGCTGGAGCTTCTGGCAAGCGGGCTGGTGGCGCAGTTGCTGGACACCGGGGCAGATACCGGCGTGGGCAAGCAGACCGCAGCGGTGCTGACACATATCCGGGATCAGATCGCCCCGACCCTGGCGGCTTGCGGACCGGCCGAAGGGGCGGGCCTCCTCACCGCCCTTTCAGGGCACTTCCTTGCCCCGGCGCCGTCCGGCGCGCCCACCCGCGGGCGGCTCGACACGCTGCCAACGGGGCGCAACTTCTATTCGGTCGACAGCCGCGCGGTGCCGACCCCCACGGCCTGGGCGCTTGGGTGGAAAAGCGCCAACCTGCTGATAGAACGGCATCTGCAGGATCAGGGCGACTGGCCGCGCGCCATGCTGCTGACCGCCTGGGGCACTGCCAACATGCGCACCGGGGGCGACGACATCGCCCAGGGACTGGCCCTGATGGGGGCAAAACCGCAATGGGATGCCGCCAACCGCCGCGTCACCGGGTTCGAGATCCTGCCCCTGACGGTCCTCGACCGGCCGCGCGTCGATGTCACGCTGCGGATCTCGGGCTTTTTCCGCGATGCCTTTCCGCAACTGATCGCCCTGTTTGATTCCGCCGCCCGCGCAGTGCAGGCGCTGGACGAGCCCGAGGACATGAACCCCGCCGCCGCCCGTGCCCGAGCCGGGGAGGCACAGTCGCGGATCTACGGCGCCAAGCCCGGGGCCTATGGCGCAGGCCTGCAGGCACTGATCGACGAACGGATCTGGAACGACCGCGCCGATCTGGGGGCGGCCTATCTGGAGTGGGGCAGCTATTCCTACGGCGCGGCGGATGAGGGCAGCCGTGACAGCGACGGGCTGAAGGCGCGGCTGCGCGAGGCGGATGCCATCGTGCAGAACCAGGACAACCGCGAACACGACCTGCTGGACAGCGATGATTACTACCAGTTCGAAGGCGGTGCCGCCGCCGCCGTCGCCAGCCTGCAATCGCGTGACGTACCGCTGTATCACAACGACCATTCGCGCCCTGAACGCCCGGTGATCCGCACCCTCGACGAAGAAATTTCGCGCGTCATGCGGTCCCGCGTGGTGAACCCCAAGTGGATCGAGGGCGTCAAGCGCCACGGCTACAAGGGCGCCTTTGAAATCGCCGCCACGGTCGATTACCTTTTCGCCTTCGCCGCCACGACCCGCGCGGTGAAACCGCATCATTTCGACCTGTGTCACGAGGCGTTCCTAGAGGACGAGGCAACCCGCCACTTCATCGCGGACAGCAATGCCCCGGCGCTGGCCGAAATCGCCACCCGTCTGATCGAGGCGATCGAGCGTGACCTTTGGCAGCCGAAATCGAACTCGGCCCGCGCTCTGCTGGAAAGCCTTGCACGGGGGAAAACCCCATGA
- a CDS encoding GNAT family N-acetyltransferase — protein sequence MTPRRLSATAPELPATLDLLRRAFACMEGRIDPPSSLTRMDLTALTHEAAQKELWILPGVGSPAACMILTPQVDALYIGKLAVAEKARGQGLARQLLDLADSRARALGLPRLRLQTRVELTENHATFTALGFAETARTSHPGYDRPTSLTYERPVQEHSR from the coding sequence ATGACCCCGCGCCGCCTGTCCGCCACCGCGCCGGAACTGCCCGCAACGCTGGACCTGCTGCGCCGGGCCTTCGCCTGTATGGAGGGACGGATCGACCCGCCCTCGTCGCTGACGCGCATGGATCTGACGGCCCTGACCCACGAGGCCGCGCAGAAAGAGCTTTGGATCCTGCCCGGTGTTGGCAGCCCGGCGGCCTGCATGATCCTGACGCCGCAAGTCGATGCGCTTTACATCGGCAAGCTGGCCGTCGCGGAAAAGGCGCGTGGTCAGGGACTGGCCCGCCAGTTGCTTGACCTTGCCGACAGCCGTGCAAGGGCCCTGGGCCTGCCCCGCCTGCGGTTGCAGACCCGCGTGGAACTGACCGAAAACCACGCCACCTTCACCGCGCTCGGCTTTGCCGAAACCGCGCGGACCTCCCATCCCGGTTACGACCGGCCAACCTCGCTCACCTACGAGCGCCCAGTTCAGGAGCACAGCCGATGA
- the cobO gene encoding cob(I)yrinic acid a,c-diamide adenosyltransferase: MTDDSDRHNSKMAKKKAARDKIMATKTDEKGLIIVHTGKGKGKSTAGFGMIFRCIAHQMPCAVVQFIKGGMSTGERDLIESRFGDICQFHTMGEGFTWETQDRDRDVAAARAAWEKAKTLIRDPANRMVLLDEINIALRYDYIPLEEVLSFLTTEKPEMTHVVMTGRNARDELIEIADLVTEMELVKHPFRAGIKAQIGVEF; this comes from the coding sequence ATGACCGACGACAGCGACCGCCACAATTCCAAGATGGCCAAGAAGAAGGCCGCCCGTGACAAGATCATGGCGACCAAGACCGACGAAAAGGGCCTGATCATCGTCCATACCGGCAAGGGCAAGGGCAAGAGCACCGCCGGCTTCGGCATGATCTTCCGCTGTATCGCGCATCAGATGCCCTGCGCCGTGGTGCAGTTCATCAAGGGCGGCATGTCGACCGGGGAACGGGACCTGATCGAAAGCCGCTTTGGCGATATCTGCCAGTTCCACACCATGGGCGAAGGCTTTACCTGGGAAACCCAGGACCGCGACCGCGATGTCGCCGCCGCCCGCGCCGCCTGGGAAAAGGCCAAGACGCTGATCCGCGATCCCGCAAACCGCATGGTTCTGCTGGACGAGATCAACATCGCGCTGCGCTATGATTACATCCCGCTTGAGGAGGTCCTGAGCTTTCTCACCACCGAGAAGCCCGAGATGACCCATGTGGTCATGACCGGTCGCAATGCCCGCGACGAACTGATCGAGATCGCGGATCTGGTGACGGAGATGGAGCTGGTCAAGCACCCCTTCCGCGCCGGGATCAAGGCGCAGATCGGGGTCGAATTCTGA
- a CDS encoding F0F1 ATP synthase subunit B — protein MRKIALTAALGLVASPAFAATGPFFSTGNTNFIVLLAFLLFIAILVYFKVPGLIAGLLDKRSASISSELDEARALREDAQKLLASYERKQKEVQAQADRIVASAKGEAADAAEQAKADLETTIQRRLKAAEEQIASAEQAAVREVRDRAIAVAIAAAQDIIGKQVAGDKASSMIDSSIDEVKARLN, from the coding sequence ATGCGCAAGATTGCCCTGACAGCCGCGCTCGGACTGGTCGCATCGCCGGCCTTCGCCGCGACCGGCCCGTTCTTCTCGACCGGCAACACGAACTTCATCGTGCTTCTGGCCTTCCTCCTGTTCATCGCCATCCTGGTGTACTTCAAGGTGCCGGGCCTGATCGCGGGGCTGCTGGACAAGCGGTCCGCTTCGATCAGCTCGGAACTGGACGAAGCCCGCGCCCTGCGCGAAGACGCCCAGAAGCTGCTAGCCTCCTACGAGCGCAAGCAGAAGGAAGTTCAGGCACAGGCCGACCGCATCGTCGCCTCGGCCAAGGGCGAAGCCGCCGATGCGGCCGAGCAGGCCAAGGCGGATCTGGAGACTACCATCCAGCGGCGCCTGAAAGCAGCCGAGGAACAGATCGCCAGCGCCGAACAGGCCGCTGTGCGTGAAGTCCGCGACCGTGCCATTGCCGTTGCCATCGCCGCGGCGCAGGACATCATCGGCAAGCAGGTGGCCGGCGACAAGGCCTCCAGCATGATCGACAGCTCCATTGACGAAGTGAAGGCGCGCCTGAACTAA
- a CDS encoding F0F1 ATP synthase subunit B' produces MATETHDAAGHAAEAAGHAAESAGMPQLDFSTWGNQIFWLIITLVVMYLILSRVALPRLGAVLADRAGTIANDIAQAEELKQKAQEAEAAYDKALADARSEAAKIVEATRAEIKADLDVAIAAADTQIAAKVTEGEAAIAEIRSGALEAAETVAKDTAAEIVAALGFSTDGAEVDAVVTDRMKG; encoded by the coding sequence ATGGCCACCGAAACGCATGACGCCGCCGGTCACGCTGCCGAAGCCGCAGGGCACGCAGCAGAATCCGCAGGCATGCCGCAGCTCGATTTCTCGACCTGGGGCAACCAGATCTTCTGGCTGATCATCACGCTTGTTGTGATGTACCTGATCCTGTCCCGCGTGGCTCTGCCACGGCTGGGTGCCGTTCTGGCCGATCGCGCCGGAACGATTGCAAATGACATTGCCCAGGCCGAAGAGCTGAAGCAAAAGGCCCAGGAGGCGGAAGCCGCCTACGACAAGGCCCTTGCCGATGCCCGGTCCGAGGCCGCCAAGATCGTCGAGGCCACACGGGCCGAGATCAAGGCAGATCTGGACGTGGCGATTGCCGCGGCCGATACCCAGATCGCCGCCAAGGTGACCGAAGGCGAAGCCGCCATTGCCGAAATCCGCTCTGGTGCGCTGGAGGCGGCGGAAACCGTCGCCAAGGACACCGCAGCCGAAATCGTCGCGGCCCTCGGGTTCAGCACCGATGGTGCCGAAGTCGACGCGGTCGTCACCGACCGGATGAAAGGATAA
- a CDS encoding F0F1 ATP synthase subunit C has translation MEGDIAELGKYIGVGLTAIGMGGAAMGVGNVAGNFLSGALRNPSAAASQTATLFIGMAFAEALGIFSFLVALLLMFAV, from the coding sequence ATGGAAGGCGATATCGCAGAACTCGGCAAGTACATCGGTGTTGGTCTGACCGCCATCGGCATGGGCGGCGCAGCAATGGGTGTGGGCAACGTGGCAGGCAACTTCCTGTCCGGCGCACTCCGCAACCCTTCGGCAGCCGCTTCGCAGACTGCAACGCTCTTCATCGGCATGGCCTTTGCAGAAGCTCTGGGGATCTTCTCGTTCCTCGTCGCTCTGCTGCTGATGTTCGCCGTCTAA
- a CDS encoding F0F1 ATP synthase subunit A, whose translation MLFHPMDQFIVTPLFGDGPVHWYTITNATLWMAIGVVAMLLLMVLGTSGRNRVPSRAQSIAEMAYGFVYKMVEDVAGKDAIRFFPYIFTLFMFIVLANLLGLLPAAFTPTSHFATTVVLALAVFLTVTIIGFVLHGAQFLGLFWVSSAPLAIRPILAVIEVISYFVRPVSHSIRLAGNMMAGHAVIKVFAAFAAVAAVSPVSIIAITGMYGLELLVAFIQAYVFTILTCVYLKDALHPAH comes from the coding sequence ATGCTGTTCCACCCGATGGATCAGTTCATCGTCACGCCGCTGTTCGGCGACGGCCCGGTGCATTGGTACACGATCACCAACGCGACGCTCTGGATGGCGATCGGCGTTGTCGCCATGCTGCTTCTGATGGTCCTGGGGACCTCGGGGCGCAACCGGGTGCCGAGCCGCGCGCAGTCGATTGCCGAAATGGCCTACGGTTTCGTCTACAAGATGGTCGAAGATGTCGCCGGCAAGGATGCGATCCGCTTCTTCCCCTATATCTTTACCCTGTTCATGTTCATCGTGCTGGCCAACCTTCTGGGTCTGCTGCCGGCCGCCTTCACACCGACCTCGCATTTCGCGACGACCGTGGTTCTGGCGCTGGCGGTCTTCCTGACCGTCACGATCATCGGCTTTGTCCTGCACGGCGCCCAGTTCCTGGGCCTGTTCTGGGTCAGCTCGGCGCCGCTGGCGATCCGTCCGATCCTGGCCGTGATCGAGGTCATCTCTTACTTCGTGCGCCCTGTCAGCCATTCGATCCGGCTTGCGGGCAACATGATGGCCGGCCACGCCGTCATCAAGGTCTTTGCGGCCTTTGCCGCAGTTGCCGCCGTCAGCCCGGTTTCGATCATCGCGATCACCGGCATGTACGGGCTGGAGCTGCTGGTGGCCTTCATTCAGGCCTATGTCTTCACGATCCTCACATGCGTCTACCTGAAGGATGCCCTGCATCCGGCGCACTGA
- a CDS encoding AtpZ/AtpI family protein, which yields MTEPDRTGDLPDDHKARMTDLEDRIARAKGDAGKAGSSDGGSHFGSAEMGWRMVTELVAGLLVGFAIGYGLDWVFGIAPFMMILFTLLGFAAGIKVMLGTARDMTKEPPAAGPAGKETRDKDGSGY from the coding sequence ATGACAGAACCCGATCGCACCGGCGACTTACCGGACGATCACAAGGCCAGGATGACCGATCTGGAAGATCGGATCGCCAGAGCCAAGGGGGATGCAGGCAAGGCGGGGTCTTCGGACGGGGGCAGTCACTTTGGATCGGCCGAGATGGGCTGGCGCATGGTGACTGAACTCGTCGCCGGCCTGCTGGTCGGTTTCGCGATAGGATACGGGTTGGACTGGGTCTTCGGCATCGCGCCGTTCATGATGATCCTCTTCACCCTTCTGGGCTTTGCCGCCGGCATCAAGGTGATGCTGGGCACCGCCCGGGACATGACGAAAGAACCTCCCGCGGCAGGGCCGGCTGGGAAAGAGACGAGGGACAAAGATGGCTCAGGATATTGA
- a CDS encoding ArsR/SmtB family transcription factor encodes MVASLDHVFAALGDPTRRAILSMLLEDDMAVTDVADPFEISLAAISKHLAILANAGLISQEKRGRVKWCKLEPDALREASVWMQGFGQFEPVNLDDFERFLAAELSGDLEVEPEDAPAKAPREDTARG; translated from the coding sequence ATGGTTGCTTCCCTGGATCACGTCTTTGCCGCGCTTGGCGACCCGACCCGCCGGGCGATCCTGTCGATGCTTCTGGAAGACGACATGGCCGTCACCGATGTGGCCGACCCCTTCGAGATCTCGCTGGCGGCGATTTCCAAGCACCTCGCCATCCTCGCCAATGCCGGGCTGATCAGCCAGGAAAAGCGCGGCCGGGTGAAATGGTGCAAGCTGGAACCCGACGCCCTGCGCGAGGCTTCGGTCTGGATGCAGGGCTTCGGGCAGTTCGAGCCGGTGAACCTGGATGATTTCGAACGCTTCCTTGCCGCCGAACTGTCCGGGGATCTGGAAGTCGAGCCGGAAGACGCTCCGGCAAAGGCCCCCCGCGAAGACACCGCGCGCGGCTAG
- a CDS encoding DMT family transporter, whose product MSLPQPLAGPGQAARGHLAMLAFSALVSASFILGALAIPHVDSGAFTALRFVLAAAVLGGLASATGLRRDQFRAPWRYLLLGGIFSVYFVTMFEGLRTAAPVSASAVFTLVPLMAAGFGWLIMAQVTTRRMAFALVIGAAGAVWVIFRGDIGALTRFELGRGEQIYFIGCLAHAIYAPLVPRLNRGEAPLVFTFGTLSAGALCLVIWAWPEIRATDWLALPPIVWLTMVYTAVVASAVTGVLLQYASLRLKSAKVMAYTYLVPSWVILYEVVLGRGLPPVMILGGIFLTVVALLILLKD is encoded by the coding sequence TTGAGCCTGCCGCAACCGCTGGCCGGACCGGGCCAGGCCGCACGCGGGCACCTGGCGATGCTGGCCTTCTCGGCGCTGGTCTCGGCTTCTTTCATCCTCGGGGCGCTGGCCATCCCGCATGTCGATTCCGGGGCGTTCACCGCCCTGCGCTTCGTGCTTGCGGCGGCGGTACTGGGCGGGCTGGCCAGCGCCACGGGGCTGCGCCGCGACCAGTTCCGCGCACCCTGGCGCTATCTGCTGCTTGGCGGCATCTTTTCGGTCTATTTCGTCACAATGTTCGAAGGCCTGCGCACCGCCGCGCCGGTTTCTGCCTCGGCGGTGTTCACGCTGGTGCCGTTGATGGCGGCGGGCTTCGGCTGGCTGATCATGGCGCAGGTGACGACCCGACGCATGGCCTTTGCGCTGGTGATCGGCGCGGCGGGGGCGGTCTGGGTGATCTTCCGGGGCGACATCGGCGCGCTGACCCGGTTCGAGCTGGGGCGCGGAGAGCAGATCTATTTCATCGGCTGCCTGGCTCATGCGATCTACGCGCCTCTGGTGCCAAGGCTGAACCGGGGCGAGGCACCGCTGGTCTTTACCTTCGGCACGCTCAGCGCCGGGGCGTTGTGTCTGGTGATCTGGGCCTGGCCCGAGATCCGCGCGACCGATTGGCTGGCCCTGCCGCCGATCGTCTGGCTGACGATGGTCTACACGGCGGTCGTTGCCTCGGCGGTGACGGGAGTGCTGTTGCAATACGCCAGTCTGCGGCTGAAGTCGGCCAAGGTCATGGCCTATACCTACCTCGTGCCAAGCTGGGTGATCCTGTACGAAGTCGTGCTGGGCCGGGGCCTGCCGCCGGTGATGATCCTTGGCGGCATCTTCCTGACGGTCGTCGCCCTGCTGATCCTGCTGAAGGACTAG
- a CDS encoding LysR family transcriptional regulator: MDNWDEIRTAYQVARLGTVSGAAEVLGVHHATVIRHIDALERRMGVKLFQRHTRGYTATEAGQDLLRVAQATDDQFSQLSARIKGRGNEVAGELVVTTIGGLNQLLVPILSEFQTAYPDVELRYLTSSRLFRLEYGEAHVAIRAGSPPQQPDNVVQPFLRLKSAIYGSRSYIEKYGMPKIPGRMAGHRFVGMDDPSSRAPFVQWMRENVPTHQVVFRSGDLRANREAVLSGVGLGFLGTFECAENRDLVEVHPPLDEWDSRLWLVTHMDLHRTTKVQAFLNFLKDHTAHLRDEQP; the protein is encoded by the coding sequence ATGGATAATTGGGACGAGATCCGCACCGCCTATCAGGTGGCCCGTCTTGGTACGGTCTCCGGGGCGGCCGAGGTATTGGGCGTGCACCACGCAACGGTGATCCGCCATATCGATGCGCTTGAACGCCGGATGGGTGTGAAGCTGTTCCAGCGCCACACACGCGGCTACACGGCGACCGAAGCCGGGCAGGACCTGCTGCGCGTGGCCCAGGCCACCGACGATCAGTTCAGCCAGCTTTCCGCCCGCATCAAGGGACGCGGCAACGAGGTCGCAGGCGAACTGGTGGTGACCACCATCGGCGGGCTGAACCAGCTTCTGGTGCCCATCCTGTCGGAATTCCAGACCGCCTACCCGGATGTGGAGCTGCGCTATCTGACCTCCTCACGTCTGTTCCGCCTGGAATATGGCGAGGCCCATGTGGCGATCCGCGCCGGCAGTCCGCCACAGCAGCCCGACAACGTGGTGCAGCCGTTTCTGCGGCTGAAAAGTGCCATCTACGGCTCCAGGAGCTATATCGAGAAATACGGCATGCCCAAGATACCCGGCAGGATGGCCGGACATCGCTTTGTCGGGATGGACGATCCCAGCAGCCGGGCGCCCTTCGTGCAATGGATGCGCGAAAATGTCCCGACGCATCAGGTGGTGTTCCGCTCCGGCGATCTGCGCGCCAACCGCGAGGCGGTGCTGTCCGGGGTCGGCCTTGGCTTTCTTGGCACCTTCGAATGCGCCGAGAACCGGGACCTGGTCGAGGTCCACCCCCCGCTGGACGAATGGGACAGCCGCCTGTGGCTGGTGACCCACATGGACCTGCATCGCACGACCAAGGTGCAGGCCTTCCTGAATTTCCTCAAGGACCACACCGCGCATCTGCGAGACGAACAGCCTTGA